In the genome of Opitutia bacterium KCR 482, one region contains:
- a CDS encoding HMA2 domain-containing protein codes for MNIQGNSILDAAMRAPSFQGVLEVKHSIAGRMRVRIPSMKSNRAIAERIVKTLSGVGGIRKISANPMLGTVLVEYDAKTLSPVIVVSALTYCFDFEAQVKSRKSLLASELTTIGYAFNQALMQRTKGLFDLRALMTILLILQLLKTVPILRRTFKIQTTTPSFPTNLLWWLFQSVNICK; via the coding sequence ATGAATATACAAGGCAACAGTATTTTGGACGCCGCCATGCGCGCGCCGTCGTTTCAGGGAGTTCTCGAAGTAAAACACTCGATAGCGGGCAGAATGCGCGTGCGCATACCGTCGATGAAGTCGAACCGCGCCATTGCGGAGCGAATCGTAAAAACGCTGTCGGGAGTGGGCGGCATAAGGAAAATATCGGCAAACCCGATGCTCGGAACGGTGCTTGTGGAATACGACGCCAAGACGCTTTCGCCCGTAATCGTGGTATCCGCCCTCACCTATTGCTTCGACTTCGAGGCGCAGGTGAAGTCGAGGAAATCGCTGCTTGCAAGCGAGCTTACCACAATAGGCTACGCGTTCAATCAGGCTCTCATGCAGCGCACAAAGGGACTTTTCGACCTCCGCGCACTCATGACGATTCTGCTGATTCTCCAACTCCTCAAAACCGTACCGATTCTCCGCAGGACATTCAAGATACAGACAACAACGCCGTCGTTCCCCACGAACCTGCTCTGGTGGCTCTTCCAAAGCGTGAACATCTGCAAATGA
- a CDS encoding HMA2 domain-containing protein produces MNPLKKIALSFVGSLKVLHSIRGRLRINVGGIKSYPEYAEKYAPMFLNALKKRVGITEVSLCKITGNLLVSYNPNETSEDAVMAWIRGAWNATLEIACSPDAAEADEKTLAKRIKSALDNLK; encoded by the coding sequence ATGAACCCGCTGAAAAAAATCGCGCTTTCGTTTGTCGGAAGCCTGAAAGTGCTCCACAGCATACGCGGACGCCTGCGAATCAACGTCGGCGGCATAAAGTCGTACCCCGAATACGCGGAAAAATACGCGCCGATGTTTCTGAACGCCCTCAAAAAGAGGGTCGGAATTACGGAAGTTTCGCTTTGCAAAATCACGGGAAATCTGCTTGTATCCTACAATCCGAACGAGACGTCGGAGGACGCCGTAATGGCGTGGATTCGCGGCGCGTGGAACGCTACGCTTGAAATTGCGTGCTCGCCCGACGCCGCCGAAGCCGACGAAAAAACGCTGGCAAAACGGATAAAATCCGCGCTCGACAATTTAAAATAA
- the lpxK gene encoding tetraacyldisaccharide 4'-kinase, translated as MKRRLSKFGEDFAHLTADVIYDRREGFWISVYAAVLKTLSFVFEAIARTRYAMYEKRIMRDAPLGCLVVVVGNLTVGGTGKTPIVEKFARSLNERGRKVAILSRGYKSKSDGALKKFVRWLTHGEAPKPKVVSDGKRILLDSEFAGDEPYMLARNLPGVIVIVDKNRVRAGHYAITEFGADTLVLDDGFQYLPLRGQLQLLLVDKTNPFGNFSLLPRGILREPVSHLKRASYIFLTKSDGRRDPELERTIRKYNPSVEIIECAHRPTCLAEFSTNERVGLEILKGAKVACFSAIAVPEGFEKFLVELGGEIVYKKRFLDHHRFDDAELDAFFDAAKNAGAQLAVCTEKDAVRIRPDLKTEIPFYYTKLEIDILRGEEDFESAVEKICFPKRESDDAPQNSAD; from the coding sequence ATGAAACGCAGGCTGTCGAAGTTCGGCGAGGACTTCGCACACCTGACCGCCGACGTAATCTACGACCGCCGCGAGGGCTTCTGGATTTCCGTCTACGCGGCGGTTCTGAAAACGCTCTCGTTTGTGTTCGAGGCAATCGCGCGGACGCGCTACGCCATGTACGAAAAACGAATCATGCGCGACGCCCCGCTCGGCTGCCTTGTGGTCGTCGTCGGAAATTTGACGGTGGGCGGCACGGGCAAAACGCCGATTGTCGAAAAGTTCGCGCGCTCCCTCAACGAGCGCGGCAGAAAAGTCGCAATTTTAAGCCGCGGCTACAAAAGCAAGTCGGACGGCGCGCTGAAAAAATTCGTCCGATGGCTCACCCACGGCGAAGCCCCCAAGCCGAAAGTGGTCTCCGACGGCAAGCGGATTCTGCTCGACTCCGAATTCGCGGGCGACGAACCCTACATGCTCGCCCGCAACCTCCCCGGGGTAATTGTAATTGTAGACAAAAACCGCGTACGCGCGGGGCACTACGCAATAACGGAATTCGGCGCCGACACCCTCGTGCTCGACGACGGCTTCCAATACCTGCCCCTGCGCGGGCAGCTGCAACTGCTGCTTGTCGACAAGACAAACCCCTTCGGCAATTTCAGCCTGCTCCCGCGCGGAATTTTGCGCGAGCCTGTCTCGCACCTCAAACGCGCGTCGTACATCTTCCTCACAAAATCCGACGGCAGGCGCGACCCGGAATTGGAGCGCACAATACGCAAATACAACCCGTCGGTCGAAATAATCGAATGCGCCCACAGACCGACGTGCCTTGCGGAATTTTCGACGAACGAAAGGGTCGGGCTTGAAATACTTAAAGGCGCGAAAGTCGCGTGTTTTTCGGCAATCGCAGTGCCCGAAGGCTTCGAAAAATTCCTTGTGGAGCTCGGTGGGGAAATCGTCTACAAAAAACGCTTTCTCGACCACCACAGGTTCGACGACGCCGAACTAGACGCGTTTTTCGACGCCGCAAAAAACGCGGGCGCGCAGCTTGCCGTCTGCACCGAAAAGGACGCCGTGCGCATTCGCCCCGACCTGAAAACGGAAATCCCGTTCTACTACACAAAGCTTGAAATAGACATTCTCCGCGGCGAGGAAGACTTCGAGTCCGCCGTCGAGAAAATCTGCTTCCCAAAGCGCGAAAGCGACGACGCCCCGCAAAATTCCGCCGACTAA
- the eno gene encoding phosphopyruvate hydratase yields MQTAISKIKAREILDSRGNPTVEADVVLECGAFGRASVPSGASTGEAEAVELRDKNAKHADHSRFGGNGVLKAVENAEGKIARALRGIDALDQPKVDAAMIELDGTPNKSKLGANAILAVSLACAKAAADAAGLPLYKYLGGANARVLPVPMMNIVNGGAHSDAPIDIQEFMIVPAGAKSLREAVRAGAEIFHALRDVLKSRGLSTAVGDEGGFAPRFASSDDALSAIADATLKAGYKFGKDIFVALDVASSEFYDAKRGRYVFEKSDKSVKTASDMVAYLSGLKRKFPVVSIEDGCAEDDWNGWKLLTETLGKSTQLVGDDLFATNPRILKKGIAAGIANAVLVKVNQIGTLTETLETVEIAKRTGYAAVVSHRSGETEDTTIADLAVATNAGQIKTGSLSRSDRTAKYNRLMRIEEELGSSALFGSLDGSKPFE; encoded by the coding sequence AATTTCGAAAATAAAGGCAAGGGAAATTCTGGACTCGCGCGGGAATCCGACGGTCGAGGCGGACGTAGTTCTCGAATGCGGGGCTTTCGGACGCGCGTCGGTTCCTTCGGGGGCGTCTACGGGAGAGGCGGAGGCCGTCGAACTGCGCGACAAAAACGCGAAGCACGCCGACCATTCGCGCTTCGGCGGCAACGGAGTGCTCAAAGCGGTCGAAAACGCCGAGGGGAAAATCGCCCGCGCGCTGCGCGGCATAGACGCGCTCGACCAGCCGAAAGTGGACGCCGCCATGATTGAGCTTGACGGCACGCCGAACAAGTCAAAGCTCGGCGCAAACGCGATTCTCGCGGTTTCGCTCGCCTGCGCAAAGGCTGCGGCGGACGCTGCGGGGCTTCCGCTCTACAAATATCTGGGCGGCGCAAACGCCCGCGTTCTGCCCGTGCCGATGATGAACATCGTAAACGGCGGGGCGCACTCCGACGCGCCGATAGACATTCAGGAGTTCATGATTGTCCCAGCGGGAGCAAAAAGCCTGCGCGAGGCGGTGCGGGCGGGCGCGGAGATATTCCACGCGCTCAGAGACGTGCTGAAATCGCGCGGGCTTTCCACGGCGGTGGGCGACGAGGGCGGCTTCGCCCCCAGATTCGCAAGCTCCGACGACGCGCTCTCCGCCATTGCCGACGCAACCCTCAAAGCGGGCTACAAATTCGGCAAAGACATTTTCGTTGCCCTCGACGTTGCGTCGAGCGAATTTTACGATGCCAAGCGAGGACGCTACGTTTTCGAGAAGTCCGACAAATCCGTAAAAACCGCCTCCGACATGGTCGCCTACCTCTCCGGCCTGAAACGAAAATTCCCCGTTGTCTCCATTGAGGACGGCTGCGCCGAAGACGACTGGAACGGCTGGAAACTCCTGACCGAAACCCTCGGGAAATCCACGCAGCTTGTCGGCGACGACCTTTTTGCAACAAACCCGCGCATTCTCAAAAAGGGGATAGCGGCGGGAATCGCAAACGCAGTTCTCGTGAAGGTAAACCAGATTGGCACGCTTACCGAAACGCTCGAAACCGTGGAAATCGCAAAACGCACGGGCTACGCGGCGGTGGTCTCGCACAGGTCGGGAGAAACCGAAGACACGACAATCGCCGACCTCGCCGTGGCGACGAACGCGGGGCAGATAAAAACAGGCTCGCTTAGCCGCAGCGACCGCACCGCAAAATACAACCGCCTCATGCGCATAGAGGAGGAGCTTGGGAGCTCCGCGCTCTTCGGCTCGCTCGACGGCTCAAAGCCGTTCGAATAA
- a CDS encoding heavy metal translocating P-type ATPase, whose translation MFKKKTPLLKCFRAHELRGRIRITCRGLRYVGKGGEREHLLSHFQILEGVESVRINPAAESVVVKFDAEKTTPDRIMSAVEEIIAAHSLGILQREREEKNRLLVEERDLHEEPLSTLITRSAVSASLLLGSWLAKKTVPATIAGRLFGFPGIGALALAYPLFKSGIGAFKRSMLPNADTLSAMAVLSSVLSGKTASALTVLFLHDLAESMTVYTMNRTRNAIRDMLSVENETVWHPLKNKIGSPLEKIPAKSLKSGDIIVVHSGEKICADGEIVSGHAVINQSSITGEFEPVSRKTGGRVFAGTLVVEGTITCKVESAGENTAVSKIIKMVEDAGGKKAEVQNYADKFSSALVPLNIVLAGLVYALTRDMNRALNMLIIDYSCGIKLSTAAALSAAINTAARQGVLIKGSGVIESMSKADTLILDKTGTLTEGKPCVESIVPQSKKFTQKDIVCYAAAAEETSKHPMASAILDAATREGVRIPQHGDVNTIVGRGVYTTVGGSTIRVGNKKFLNESGIHTHSMREQASALFAKGENVVFVSKDDEIAGLIGIRDPLRENMKKALNRLRNVGVDDIVLLTGDLEQQADVVARRLGIDSYEYELLPEDKARVVLGMQARGNKVVMVGDGINDAPALAYADVGIALGKTRTDVAMEASDITIAGDNALMLPGIYGLSKYTMDVVRQNLIAAVGINTLGLMLGALGTIPVIFGAVMHNSSTILVVANSMRILFYDMGRPPSLK comes from the coding sequence ATGTTCAAGAAAAAAACGCCTCTGTTGAAATGCTTCCGCGCCCACGAATTACGCGGAAGAATAAGGATTACATGCAGGGGGTTGCGCTACGTCGGGAAAGGCGGCGAGCGCGAACACCTGCTTTCGCACTTCCAGATTTTGGAAGGCGTGGAATCGGTGAGGATAAACCCCGCGGCGGAGTCCGTCGTGGTGAAGTTCGACGCCGAAAAAACTACGCCCGACAGAATCATGTCGGCGGTCGAGGAAATCATCGCCGCGCACTCGCTCGGCATACTTCAAAGGGAGCGGGAGGAAAAGAACAGGCTTTTGGTGGAGGAGCGCGATTTGCACGAAGAACCGCTTTCGACGCTCATTACGCGGAGCGCGGTTTCGGCGTCGCTACTGCTCGGCTCGTGGCTCGCAAAGAAGACGGTGCCTGCGACAATCGCGGGCAGACTTTTCGGCTTTCCGGGAATCGGCGCGCTCGCGCTCGCATACCCGCTTTTCAAGAGCGGAATCGGCGCGTTCAAAAGGTCGATGCTTCCCAACGCCGACACGCTGAGCGCAATGGCGGTGCTTTCGAGCGTGCTTTCGGGCAAAACGGCGTCGGCGCTGACGGTGCTATTCCTGCACGACTTGGCGGAGTCGATGACGGTCTACACGATGAACCGCACGCGCAACGCAATCCGCGACATGCTTTCGGTCGAAAACGAAACGGTCTGGCACCCGCTGAAAAACAAAATCGGCAGCCCGCTCGAAAAAATCCCCGCAAAGAGCCTGAAATCGGGCGACATAATCGTGGTGCATTCTGGCGAAAAAATCTGCGCCGACGGCGAGATTGTCTCGGGGCACGCGGTAATCAACCAGTCGTCGATTACGGGCGAATTCGAACCCGTCTCGCGCAAGACGGGCGGCAGGGTGTTCGCGGGAACGCTCGTGGTGGAGGGCACAATAACCTGCAAAGTGGAGTCTGCGGGCGAGAACACGGCGGTCTCGAAAATCATAAAAATGGTCGAGGACGCGGGCGGCAAAAAGGCGGAGGTACAAAACTACGCCGACAAATTTTCGTCCGCCCTCGTGCCGCTCAACATAGTTCTTGCGGGCTTGGTCTACGCGCTCACGCGCGACATGAACAGGGCGTTGAACATGCTCATCATAGACTACTCCTGCGGCATAAAGCTTTCGACGGCGGCGGCGCTGTCGGCGGCAATCAACACTGCGGCGCGGCAGGGCGTGCTCATCAAGGGAAGCGGCGTGATTGAGTCCATGAGCAAGGCGGACACGCTCATTCTCGACAAGACGGGCACTCTCACAGAGGGCAAACCGTGCGTGGAAAGCATAGTGCCGCAGTCGAAAAAATTTACGCAAAAAGACATCGTCTGCTACGCGGCGGCGGCGGAGGAAACCTCGAAACACCCTATGGCGTCGGCGATTCTCGACGCCGCCACGCGTGAGGGCGTCCGCATTCCGCAGCACGGCGACGTCAATACGATTGTCGGGCGCGGCGTGTACACCACGGTAGGCGGCTCTACAATCCGCGTGGGCAACAAGAAATTCCTCAACGAAAGCGGAATCCACACGCACTCCATGCGCGAACAGGCGTCCGCGCTTTTCGCAAAGGGCGAAAACGTGGTGTTCGTCTCGAAGGACGACGAAATCGCGGGGCTTATCGGAATTAGAGACCCCCTGCGCGAGAACATGAAAAAGGCTCTCAACCGCCTGCGCAACGTGGGGGTGGACGACATCGTTCTGCTTACGGGAGACCTCGAACAGCAGGCGGACGTCGTGGCTCGCAGACTCGGAATAGACAGCTACGAGTACGAGCTTCTGCCCGAAGACAAGGCGCGCGTGGTGCTCGGCATGCAGGCTCGCGGGAACAAGGTGGTGATGGTAGGCGACGGCATAAACGACGCCCCCGCCCTCGCCTACGCCGACGTTGGAATCGCGCTCGGCAAGACGCGCACGGACGTCGCAATGGAGGCTTCCGACATCACGATAGCAGGCGACAACGCCCTCATGCTCCCCGGAATCTACGGGCTTTCAAAGTATACGATGGACGTCGTGCGGCAGAACCTGATAGCGGCGGTCGGCATAAACACACTCGGGCTTATGCTGGGCGCGCTCGGAACAATTCCCGTAATTTTCGGAGCGGTGATGCATAATTCCTCGACAATTCTGGTTGTAGCCAACAGTATGAGAATATTGTTTTACGATATGGGGCGTCCGCCTTCGCTAAAATAA